GTGTGCGGCGGTGTCTACGCCCCGTGGGTAGACCGCTGCCACGTGTGCCTTGGCCGCCGCGAAACGTGGGGGAGCACCAGCACCAACCCGGAGAATCCGCTGAAGGAGAAGCAATGAAACGCCTTGACCCCGCCTCTGAGGACAGCCGCTGCGAGTGGAACGAGGCGCTGGCGAGACTGTGCGGGATGAACCATTGGGCACACTGGCACTGCCACGCCTGCGGGCATGACTGGGTTCGGGAGAGCAAGAATCGGCCGTGCCCGCAGTGCGCCGTAACCTACAGTCAGGCGCGCGTCGAATTTCTTTCGGTGCCCGACTTCTTCGCCGGCCTCAACGCAGACGGCACGTGCAACGAGGCCCTGGTTGACGGCGACCTGCTGTGGAGGGTTATGAGGGCTGTTTGGGCCAAAGTGTTGAACCTTGAGATAGAGAAGAAGTTTGCGTCGCTCCAATGGCGAGTGTGGGTCGAACCCGATCCAGCAACGCTGTTCGGCAGAGGGTGGGGCACCAGCCTTCACCCCATCGTCGCCCTTGCCCTGGCTGCTCACGAGGCGGGGCTGCTGGAGGAGAAGGCCAATGGCTAGCGTGAAGTGGTGGGACCGCGTGTGGAACCCCTGGCGCGGCTGCACCCCCTGCCGCCGCAAGTGCGCGGCCTGCTACAACCGCGCGCCCGACTCGTGGTTCAGCAGGTACGGGCATGACCCGTCAAAGGTCGTGCGGGCGAGCCGTGCGACGTTCCGCGCCCCGCTGCGCTACCCGCCGGGCACCGTCGTTGCCGTGTGCCTGCTGAGCGACTTCTTCCACGAGTCGGCGGATGCGTGGCGGGATGACGCCTGGGACGTGATGTGTCGGGCAGTATCACGCGGCGTTGGACCGTTCGTCATTCCAACGAGTCGTCCACAGCGGATCGTGCCTCTCCTGCATAAGGAGGGCAAACGAGCGCGCCAGCCCTACGGGGCCTTTTGGGGCAACATCTGGTTCCTCTGCTCCATCGCGGACCAGGCGGACGCTGACGAGCTTCTGCCTGAGTTCCTCAAGGTGCCCGTTGGGCATCTCGGCGTGAGCCACGAACCGGCCCTGGGCGTGGTGGACTTCTCGCCGTGGCTACAGATTGGTCGGGATTGCTACCCGTGCGCGGACCAGCGATGCGAAGAATGCGGGCCGCACTATGATTGCCGCGACCGCCACATCGAATGGCTCATCTGCGGCGGGTGCAATCACACGGGCGACCCACGGTGGGTGATGCCAATCGAGGCGGCCCGCACCGACCGTGACCAGGCCAGGGCGGCGGGCATCCCGTTCATGTTCAAGGGGCACGGCGAGTGGCTGCATGAGTCGCAGGCGCGATTCATCTGCCGGCCGAGCGCTGGCCGCGATGGGTATCATCACGTGGGCAGCGCCGCAGCGGGCCACCTTCTCGACGGCCGCGAGTGGCGCGAGACACCGTTCCCGCTGATGGAGACGGAGACCTAGCATGCGGGAACCGACCGACAGAGAGGCCATTGCCCTGTATCTGGTGGCTGGCATCGGGGATGACTTGATCCCGCCCCCGCTGCACAAGGAGGAAGAGGCACTGATGGCCGCTGAGGAAATCCGTGCCGTTTTGGCCGCACAATCCGACCGCGCTGGCGGCCAGTTGGTCGCGGGCTGGGGCTGCTGGGATAGGACCTGCACTGCGACCCGCTGGGCGCGGTTCGTGCGGCGGCTGTGGGCGGGCGTGTGCGAGCATGGCATCAGCCTTCACGCCCCGTGGTGCGCGTACGGCGATCCGTCTGATGCAGCAGGCCCTCGACTACAGGGAAAGGACTCGAAGCATGAGTGAGCCGCTGACGAACGAGGAACTGGACAAGCGCCTCCGTTGCCTCGGAAGCATCCAAGGCGCTGTGGGCATGATGGCCCCCGTGGTAGCCCAGGCCCGCGAGGCGAACGCCCTGCGCGCCCGCGTGGCTGAGCTTGAGCGCGAGCGCGACGAGGCGCGCGAGTTCGTTGAAGCGGGCGTCTGCGGCTTCCTTATGACGCGCTGCGCGGCCTGCGGGCACAGGTTACGCGCCGACCTGCCCGCTGACTCTTGCCCGCAGTGCGGGGCTGCTGCGCCAGTCCCTTGGAAGGAGCCGCAAACCTATCCTGACAACTGCGAATGCGAACGCTGTGTCTCTGCCAGAAAGGCCCGCGAATGACCCCCACCGCTACGGCAAGCGACAGGAGCGAACCCATGCGTGAGCCGCTGACCGACGCCGACCTGGTCGGCGTGGACCTGCACCCGACACGGAGGGCCATGTGATGGCGACGACCTTCTGGCTCGTCACTGTCGGCTCGCTCGTGGGCGCGTGGCTCAACGCCCGACAACGGCGGGCTGGATTCGCCGTGTGGATGTGCACCAACACGGCTTGGGCGGTCAAGGCGGCGAGTGCCGCCGACTGGCCGCAGGCCGCCCAGTGGATCGCCTACACGCTCATCAGCCTGCACGGCTGGATCGTGTGGGGACGGAAGGAGAGGGCATGACACGACTGCACCGCATCATCGAGGCGCTCCGCGGCCGCGGCTACTGGCGCGATGCCGCGTGGCTCATCCCGCTCCTCCTCGCCCTCTACGCCCTCGCGTGGGCACTCCTGCCAGGAGGCGGCCGATGAGCACGACCACCAGCTACGCCGAGAGGCGTGTCCTCGCCTACGTCTCGCGGTCGCAGCTCGACCGCTGCACCTGCACGCTGATCGGCGAGGCCACCTTGCGGCGGCCTGACGACCGCAGGGTGAACCGCCAGAGCTACGCGCGCCCTGCGGGGGCCGTGCTCGCTCGGCTGGTCGACAAGGGCCTCGTGTGCACAGCTCTCACGCGGCGAGCCGACGGAAAGGGCGAATGGAACTGGCGTCCCACCGCCTTGGGCGAGCGGTACCTCGCCACGCACTGCCTGGTCTGCGCCGCCGAGGTGCCCCGCCGTGAGACCGACGGCCCGTGGGTCTGCGGCGAGTGCGCGTGTGAGGAGGAGTGTGCCTGGTGAAGCCCCTGTCGGCCGTGGCCAAACACCCCGGATGCTACAGGATTGTCGGCTCAGGACCAGACGGCCTCGCGTGTCTGATCCTGCATCCGAAGGGCCACCTTCTGCAGGTGATCGCCTCGACTGGCGGCGGATGGGACCACGTGTCCGTGTCCCTCGAAAGCAGGTGCCCGAGTTGGGACGAGATGGCCTTTGTCAAGGGCATCTTCTTCTTCCCCGAGGAACCTGCGATGGAGTTGCATCCCCCAGCCAGCACGTATCGGAACCTGCACCCGTTCTGCCTGCATCTCTGGCGGCCGCAGCGTCGCGAGATTCCACTGCCGCCACTGGAGTTCGTGTGATGCCCACGATGAGCTCGGCATGGCATATCGCCCGCGAGAGCCGCCGCCTCCCCCGCGCGCGGCAGGCGTTTGAGCGTTGGATCGCTCTCCGCACGGGCGACGTGGGGAGGGCGCTCAGGATCATCGAGGAGCGCGAGCGGGCCATCGAAGCCCTGCCCCTCGTCGAGTTCAAGGGGCGGCCGCTCCGCCAGGTCGTCTGCGTCGCGTGTGGCCAGCCCCGCAACTACTGGCCCTCTCACCTGTGGAGCGTCGTGGACCTGACACAGGTGGTCTGCCCCTGGTGCTTGCTCAAAGGCTGATGCCGATGGGTAATGACTGGCTTCACGACAAGACACTCGACCAGCACAAGGCGATCCTGCGCGACTGGCTGAGGGACCCCGACGGGAACACGGACACGCGCGCGATGCGCGGGTGCGTCGCGGAATGGCTCGCGCAGCTCGAGGCCGAGAACCTGGCGCTGCGGAACTTCAAGAACACCGTGGACCGCGCCTCCGAACTCTACGAGGGTGCGCTGCCCTGGCAGCCGACCAGTTGACGGAGGCGCCCCGTGGCCGTCGAGCCCGACTACCTCACCGCCGCTCAGGCCGCCCGCGTGCTCGGGATCACGCCCAGGCGATTCCGCGAACTGCGCGCCGAGCATCCCCTCGCCTGCTACCGATTCGGCGGCGACCACGCGCATCCCCGATTCCGCCGCGCCGACCTCGACCTGTGGGCCGACCGCTTCCGCCACGAGCCCGCGGCGCTGCCCCTCCCGACCGCGTCGAAGCCAACGCCACGCGCCCGCGGGCGCCGCTCGTGGCGCGAGATCGTAGGCCGCGCCCTTGACAACGCCCCTCCACGCGATACACTGGGAGACGGCGTGTTGCGTCCCAACAGCGAGAGGAGCGCGTGACGATGGGACGCATCGTGCAGATCCGTGGCCGCTGGTATGCCGAGTACTGGCACCCGGCCCAGCGGCGCAACGTGAGGAAGCGAGTGGACGGCACTCGGCGGCAGCGCGAGAGCTTCCTGCTCGACTGCCAGTTGCAGGCCCGCCGCGAGGCCGCGGGCCTCCAGAGCGCCGCAACCAACCACGTGGAGATCGAGCCGCTCATCTCGGCCTGGCGGAGCCACAACGCGGGGCGCACCCGCAAGCGCACGTGGGAGAGCTACGCCCTGGGCCTCGCCCGAGTGCTCGACTGGCTCGAGCCGCGCACGCGGCCGCACCTGGTCAGCGACCTTCGCCTGGCCGACATCGAGGCATTCAAGGCGGCGGCCCTCGCCGGCGGCGCCGCCCCTCGCACCGTCGCCATGCGGGTCGGCGCCCTGAAGCAGATGCTTCGCTGGGCGCTACGCGAGGGGCGCATCGCCTCCAACCCCCTCGCCGCCTGGCAGCCGCCTCGGGGCGACAAACGCACCGTGAGACGGGCACTCACGGCGTTCGAGTTCCAGCAACTGCTCAACGCCAGCCCGCCCGAACTGGCCGACGTGTGGCGATTCTTCGTCGCGACCGCAATGCGGGCCGGCGAGGTAACCAGCCTGGAGTGGAACGACGTGGACGCTGACAACCATCGCCTCCGCGTGCGAGCCGAGGTCAGCAAGAGCCGCCGCGACCGCTGGGTCTACTACGGCGACGCCGTCGCCGCGATCCTCGCCAAGCAGCGGCTCCACCTGGCCGAGCGGCCCGACACCGAAACGGCCAGGCGGCTCGTCTTCGTCAGCCCGAGGGGAGCGGCCTGGGGCGACCGCCTCTCGCGGAAGTTCCGAGCCTGCCGCGAGGCGGCCAAACTCCCCGACGGCCTCGACCTCCACTGCCTGCGGCACACCGCCGCCACGCACTTGATCGCCAGTGGGGCCGACGTCAAGACCGTGCAGAGCCACCTCGGCCACAGCTCCGCCACCGTTACCCTGGACGTCTACGCCCACGCCTGGGAGGCCAACTCCCGGCGGGCCGCGGCGTCCCTCGACGGCCTAGCGGGAATGGCCATTGAGACACCCAGCGCGCGCGGGGCGCGCGCAGCGGCAGAGACCGCATGAGGACGGAGTTGTAACCGGTGGAACGGTCGCATCTTACAGCATTGGTCAGGACAGGGCACGGCGGACTCATAATCCGTCGGTCGTCCGTTCGAGTCGGACAGGGCCCACCACCTTCCAGCCGCAAGGAGACACCGATGGCCATTCGCTCTTCCGTCCAGGTGAACCGTCCGGCACCGGGCCGCGGGCTCAGCCGGCGCGCGTTCCTGCGTTCGTCGGCCTCGGCGGGTGCGGGCCTGGTCGTGTTCGCCCGCCCCTTGCGCTCGGCCGAAGCCGTCGAGCCACTCCCCACGCGCGTCCTGGGCCGCACGAAGGCGAAGGTCACAATCCTCGGCCTCGGCACCGCACCCATCGGCGAGGGGCCGGTGGACACCCCCGAAGCATCGAAAATCTTCGGTGCCGTGCTGGACCAGGGCGTGACCTACGTGGACACGGCCCGCAGCTATGGGAACGCCGAAGAGGCCCTGGCCCAGGTGGTGCCGCAGCGCCGCGACCAGCTCTTTCTTGCGACCAAGTGCTGGACCGACTCCGGCGCCCAGGCGCAGAAGCTCTTCGAGACGTCGCTCCGAACGCTGAAGGTGGATTACCTCGACCTCGTCCACATCCACAACATGGGCAACAAGGACCCCGGCAAGGTGCTCGCCAAGGACGGCATTCTGGAGTACCTCCTGAAGCAGAAGGAGGCGGGCAAGCTGCGCTTCATCGGGCTCTCCGGCCACGAGCGGCCGCCCCGCTTTCTCGAAGTGCTCAAGACCGGCCAGATAGACGTGGTGATGCCCGTGATGAACTATGCGGACCGCCACATCTACGGGTTTGAAGACAAGGTGCTGCCCGAGTGCCGCAAGCAGGGTGTCGGGGTGGTCGCCATGAAGGTCTACGTGGGCATCAAAGGCGGCTTCCCCAACCACCGCAAGGGCTCGGTCGGCTGCGTCACGAAGCCCGAGCTCCTGCCCCAGGCGATGGCCTATGTGCTGGACCTCGAGGGCGTGAGCGTGGCCAACATCGGCCCCTACACCATGGAGCAGGCGCTCCAGAACGTCGCGTTCGCCCGCCAGTATAAGCCCCTGGCCGAGGCCGAGCGGGCGGAACTCCTCGCCCTGGGCAAGCAGATTGCCGCCGACATCGGCCCGCGCTATGGCCCCGTGGCCTGACCCCAAGCAGCCGAGAACGAGACAGGCCGCCGGGCGACACCCGACGGCCTGCGTATCGAAGAGCGAGGGGAACGCGCCCCCGAGCGGCTGCGCCCCACGCGGCCCTCACCTGGCGTAGAAGGCCACCATCTCTTTGCAGGTGACGGTCTTGATCTTGCCCGCGTTGCCCGCCTGGCCGAACGCGACCATGCGATCCACGCACACGGCCTTCATCGCCTCGCGGGCGGGCCCCAGGTACTCGCGGGGGTCGAACTTCTCCGGCGTGAGGGCGTAGACCTCGCGGATGGCGGCGGTCATGGCGAGGCGGTTGTCGGTGTCCACGTTGATCTTCCGCACGCCGTTCTTGATGCCGCGCTGGATTTCCTCGACGGGCACGCCCCACGACGGCTTGAGCTTGCCGCCGTACTGGTTGATCTTGGCCTTCAGTTCCTGCGGCACCGACGACGAGCCGTGCATGACGAGGTGGCAGTTGGGCAGGCGCTTGTGGATCTCGAGGATCACGTCCATCCGCAGCACGTCGCCGGTCGGGGGCTTGGTGAACTTGTACGCGCCGTGGCTCGTGCCGATGGCCACGGCCAGTGCGTCCACACCGGTCGCCGCCACGAAGTCGCCCGCCTGAGCAGGGTCGGTGAGGTGCTTGCGGGCCTCGTCGCCCGTGAGGCCGGCGCCGTGGCCGTCCTCGATGCCGCCGAGACAGCCCAGCTCGCCCTCCACCGTGATGCCGCGGGCGTGCGCAGCATCCACCACCTTCTTGGTGACGGCCACGTTGTAGGCGTAGTCGGCCGGCGTCTTGCCGTCCTCCTTGAGCGAGCCGTCAATCATCACCGACGTGAAGTTCTGCTCGATGGCGCTCATGCAGGTCTCGAACGAGTTGCCGTGGTCGAGGTGCATGGCGATGGGGATCTTCGGATAGAGCTCGGCCGCGGCGAGCATGAGGTGGCGCAGGTAGGCATCGTTGGTGTACTTGCGCGCCCCGCGCGATGCCTGGATGATGACGGGCGAGTCGGTCTCCTGCGCCGCCATCATGATGGCCTGAATCTGCTCCATGTTGTTCACATTGAACGCCGCCAGCCCATAGCCGTTCTCCGCAGCGTGGTCCAGCAGCGTTCTCATCGGCACGAGCGACATGTCCGGCCTCCTTCAGAAGGGAATCGAGTCGTCCGCTCCCCGGGCCTCCGCCCGGAGCAAACATTCTGCCACAAACTGACGGCGAATGCAACCGCCGGTCACCGCCGCGGCGGGCGGCTCGCCCGCCTCGCAGAGGTCTGACGAGGCAGGACGTCCCGCCTTCGGCCCCATGGTGTATCACCGCCACCCGCCGTCGCGAGGTGATACAGCATGGCGCTTTGGCGATTTGAGGCCTTCTGTGGGCGTTATTGCCATGCTGTATCACTTTCTCCCTCTCGCAGGTGATATAGCATGAGCGCACGTTGCCCAAGCCCCACAGGCCCGCGTTCAGCGGCCGCGGGGGAGGCGTGGGCGATTTCCGCAGGCAGCTTCTGTTGCAGATTCCCGTAGCGACAAGCGTCCCGCTTGTCGAACGGATGAAGAGAGCCGCAAGCGGGAGAGTCGGCTTGACCCCGTCGCCCACGCAAGTAGAATGGGCAGTGGGGCTGGAACGGCGGGCCGGATATGATGGGATTCCTGCATGCGATGTGCGATGACGCTCGCGGCGGCGGTTCTTGCGGTCAGTGGCGCAGCGGCGGGCGGGCAGAGGGCAGATGCTCTCTTCACGATCGGCACGCCCGATGGTCTGGCGGTTGAGTTCGGCCTCGCCGACCGGCTGTGGCCCGACTACCTCAAGGTCTTCCCCAGACCCGTCGTCTACACCGTCGGCACGAGCCGCGTGGTGGACTGGCCCTATCTCCACCCCAGCAGCAACGACGGTTGGGCGGGGGGGCGGCCACACGTCTTCACCATTCAGTTCCAGGCCCAGGCGGCCCCCACGCAGCCGCTGTTCCTTCTGCTGGGTCTCGCGGATGCGCACCCCACCGAGCCGTCGCAGGTGGCGGTGACGGTGAATGACATCGCCCTGCCCGTGCAGCGTGCCCCCTGCGGCACGGGCGCGGCCGCGCAGGACCCCCGCGCGTGGGCCAAGCCTGCCACAATCGCCCTCGCAGTCCCGCAGGGCGCCGTTCGCCAGGGCCGCAACGCCATCAGCATCGGTCTCTCGGGCGGAAGCTGGGTCATCTACGACTACGTGATGCTCACGCCCGACGCCGCGCCGCCCAAGCTCGAGGAGGCGCCGGACACGCTCCTGGCCGATGCCCTGGCCGGGCCCATGAAGGGAGCCGAGGAGATCGTCTTCGCCGTCCGCCAGCGCGGCCGCGACGGGCACTGGTACGCCAACTTCGGCTACTACGCCGCCAACGACCGGCACGTGCTCTACGGCCCCGGCGGAAGGCTGTGCCGCCTCAACCTGCGCACGGGCGAACTCAAGGTGCTGCTCGACGACCCGCAGGGCGGGGTGCGCGACCCGCAGGTGCATTACGACGGCCGGACCATCCTGTTCTCCTACCGCAAGGGCGGCACACCCTACTACCTGCTCCACGAGATTCAGGCCGACGGCACCGGCCTGCGCCAGCTCACCGCCGGCCCCTACGACGACATCGAGCCCGCCTATCTGCCCGACGGCGGCATCGTGTTCGTCTCGAGCCGCTGCAACCGCTGGGTGAACTGCTGGCTCTCGCATGTCGCGGTGCTCTACCGCTGCGACGCCGACGGCGGCAACATCCGGCCCCTCTCCAGCAACAACGAGCACGACAACACCCCCTGGGTGCTCCCCGACGGCCGCATCCTCTACACCCGCTGGGAGTATGTGGACCGCAGCCAGGTGCACTACCACCACCTGTGGTTCGCCAACCCCGACGGCACGGGGCAGATGGTCTACTACGGCAACCAGCACGGCGGCACCACGATGATAGACGCCAAGCCCATCCCCGGCACGCAGAAGATCGTCGCGTCGTTCTCCCCCGGCCACGGCCAGAACGAGCACGATGGCGTGGTGACGATCGTGGACCCCGCCTCGGGGCCGGACGCGCGGCCCTTCGCGCGCGCCGTGAGCCGCGGCGCGCACTTCCGCGACCCCTACGCCTTCACCGAGGATTGCCTGCTCGTCGCCAGCCGACACGAGATTCTGCTGATGAACGGCCGGGGCCAGACGGCCCCCGTCTACTCCCTGCCCGAGGCCGACCGCA
Above is a genomic segment from Planctomycetota bacterium containing:
- a CDS encoding polysaccharide lyase family protein, with the translated sequence MRCAMTLAAAVLAVSGAAAGGQRADALFTIGTPDGLAVEFGLADRLWPDYLKVFPRPVVYTVGTSRVVDWPYLHPSSNDGWAGGRPHVFTIQFQAQAAPTQPLFLLLGLADAHPTEPSQVAVTVNDIALPVQRAPCGTGAAAQDPRAWAKPATIALAVPQGAVRQGRNAISIGLSGGSWVIYDYVMLTPDAAPPKLEEAPDTLLADALAGPMKGAEEIVFAVRQRGRDGHWYANFGYYAANDRHVLYGPGGRLCRLNLRTGELKVLLDDPQGGVRDPQVHYDGRTILFSYRKGGTPYYLLHEIQADGTGLRQLTAGPYDDIEPAYLPDGGIVFVSSRCNRWVNCWLSHVAVLYRCDADGGNIRPLSSNNEHDNTPWVLPDGRILYTRWEYVDRSQVHYHHLWFANPDGTGQMVYYGNQHGGTTMIDAKPIPGTQKIVASFSPGHGQNEHDGVVTIVDPASGPDARPFARAVSRGAHFRDPYAFTEDCLLVASRHEILLMNGRGQTAPVYSLPEADRKTGLECHEPRPLAPRPRERVIAPRAHPERLTGRLALVNVNLGRNMAGVQPGEIKKLLVLETLPKPINFTGGMEPLSYGGTFTLERVLGTVPVEPDGSAYMELPALRSLFFVALDANDLSVKRMQSFLTVMPGETTSCVGCHENRTEAPPPANLLALRRPPSPIEPIAGVPDVLDFPRDVQPILDRHCTKCHGYERTEAGGPRSGGVILTGDRGPMFSHSYFTLSALQQFADGRNRPQSNYPPRTLGSSASPLMKKILAKHHGAQLSPHEQKIVRLWIETGAPYPGTYAALGTGMIGGYAQNSLDRSDTRWPSMKAAAAVLAQRCAGCHQGSLALPSSPSDNMGMPPWEIHYGSPKLRFSRHILYNLSRPEKSLLLLAPLAANAGGYGLCKDPAKADELTGAALAVFANAQDADYQKLLTAIREAKAHLETIKRFDMPGFVPHPAWVREMKRYGVLPNDLPAEAPLDPYVVEQAYWKSLWHRPPPTQAKPQ
- the fba gene encoding fructose-bisphosphate aldolase class II (catalyzes the reversible aldol condensation of dihydroxyacetonephosphate and glyceraldehyde 3-phosphate in the Calvin cycle, glycolysis, and/or gluconeogenesis); the encoded protein is MSLVPMRTLLDHAAENGYGLAAFNVNNMEQIQAIMMAAQETDSPVIIQASRGARKYTNDAYLRHLMLAAAELYPKIPIAMHLDHGNSFETCMSAIEQNFTSVMIDGSLKEDGKTPADYAYNVAVTKKVVDAAHARGITVEGELGCLGGIEDGHGAGLTGDEARKHLTDPAQAGDFVAATGVDALAVAIGTSHGAYKFTKPPTGDVLRMDVILEIHKRLPNCHLVMHGSSSVPQELKAKINQYGGKLKPSWGVPVEEIQRGIKNGVRKINVDTDNRLAMTAAIREVYALTPEKFDPREYLGPAREAMKAVCVDRMVAFGQAGNAGKIKTVTCKEMVAFYAR
- a CDS encoding tyrosine-type recombinase/integrase, which codes for MGRIVQIRGRWYAEYWHPAQRRNVRKRVDGTRRQRESFLLDCQLQARREAAGLQSAATNHVEIEPLISAWRSHNAGRTRKRTWESYALGLARVLDWLEPRTRPHLVSDLRLADIEAFKAAALAGGAAPRTVAMRVGALKQMLRWALREGRIASNPLAAWQPPRGDKRTVRRALTAFEFQQLLNASPPELADVWRFFVATAMRAGEVTSLEWNDVDADNHRLRVRAEVSKSRRDRWVYYGDAVAAILAKQRLHLAERPDTETARRLVFVSPRGAAWGDRLSRKFRACREAAKLPDGLDLHCLRHTAATHLIASGADVKTVQSHLGHSSATVTLDVYAHAWEANSRRAAASLDGLAGMAIETPSARGARAAAETA
- a CDS encoding nicotinamide mononucleotide transporter, whose protein sequence is MATTFWLVTVGSLVGAWLNARQRRAGFAVWMCTNTAWAVKAASAADWPQAAQWIAYTLISLHGWIVWGRKERA
- a CDS encoding aldo/keto reductase, which encodes MAIRSSVQVNRPAPGRGLSRRAFLRSSASAGAGLVVFARPLRSAEAVEPLPTRVLGRTKAKVTILGLGTAPIGEGPVDTPEASKIFGAVLDQGVTYVDTARSYGNAEEALAQVVPQRRDQLFLATKCWTDSGAQAQKLFETSLRTLKVDYLDLVHIHNMGNKDPGKVLAKDGILEYLLKQKEAGKLRFIGLSGHERPPRFLEVLKTGQIDVVMPVMNYADRHIYGFEDKVLPECRKQGVGVVAMKVYVGIKGGFPNHRKGSVGCVTKPELLPQAMAYVLDLEGVSVANIGPYTMEQALQNVAFARQYKPLAEAERAELLALGKQIAADIGPRYGPVA
- a CDS encoding DUF5131 family protein, with the protein product MASVKWWDRVWNPWRGCTPCRRKCAACYNRAPDSWFSRYGHDPSKVVRASRATFRAPLRYPPGTVVAVCLLSDFFHESADAWRDDAWDVMCRAVSRGVGPFVIPTSRPQRIVPLLHKEGKRARQPYGAFWGNIWFLCSIADQADADELLPEFLKVPVGHLGVSHEPALGVVDFSPWLQIGRDCYPCADQRCEECGPHYDCRDRHIEWLICGGCNHTGDPRWVMPIEAARTDRDQARAAGIPFMFKGHGEWLHESQARFICRPSAGRDGYHHVGSAAAGHLLDGREWRETPFPLMETET
- a CDS encoding helix-turn-helix domain-containing protein, with amino-acid sequence MAVEPDYLTAAQAARVLGITPRRFRELRAEHPLACYRFGGDHAHPRFRRADLDLWADRFRHEPAALPLPTASKPTPRARGRRSWREIVGRALDNAPPRDTLGDGVLRPNSERSA